A window of Fusarium oxysporum Fo47 chromosome II, complete sequence genomic DNA:
TTGAAAATTGGAGAGGGGTGTGATACTGCACAATATGTATGATAAGCGGGCTGCCAATGCCTGACTGATCAAGATGCAAGTTCGAAGGCTAAATGCTAGAAACGGATACACATAGAAGCATAAGGCTGGctgaaaaaagaaaaacatTTTAGCGGTGAGAAGTCGCCGGATAGACATTTTGTGGCTGGCGGGTATTTCTAGGCAATCTACTGGTTAAGGTTAAATACATCCCGCCGGTGGCAACGATAGAGTGCGTTGCCAAACACGACTGAGCCCTGTCACATTCCAAGCCAAATGACCCATAATTCAGGAGTCTCACCAATCGGAACCCAGCAATGGGCTAGACATGCAGATTCTGGACTATCATGCAGCGTCATGCAACGACAAAAGATCAGAGCTGTTCTAGATGTCGGCCATCGCAACCGGAAGCGTATAAGATAAGCGAAGTGCTACATCCCTCAAATCTGATGGCCAATACGTACCGTGCATGTTGTTATGTACCGCTGCCTGACCGAACCGTCCAGACCCAGAGATAGAGTTGACTTCGGGACTAAATGTTATCCAACGACTAACCGAACGCCCCTACGGAGCGCATGTCGGGGGCGGGTGGGGTTGTTCCTCAATCAATGCATGGCCACAAACATCCTTCACATACCATACACAGCACAGCCATTGGATACGGAGGAGCTACACATAAAGTGGCTGGCTGATAGCTGGCAAGCAGCTGACCTCTGACTCTTCGAGGCAGGCAGTCAATTATTACCGCACTGCCGTTGACCACGAGGAGCGACCTGCATTGGTGACAACACGATACTAAGATCAGGCTACTTACTATCATTTGGAATTAGGGTGTCTCAGTATCATGAGTAGTAGTGTGATCCACCTACATATTCAGATTCAGTAACATCGTGGTCCGGAATAAGCACTCAGTAAACCCAAATAGAATAGTGGGGATTAGACCTCTTTGGATCAGGTTCTTAACAGGAAGTTGACATCCGATATTGCAGTGTGAATCATCTGCAATGCCATTTGCAAGCGCTACATTCAATGCAACACTGCTCCAGATTCTCTAATATCCTGGCTCATCTCAGCTGCGCCACTTTTATGATGGGCGCAGAGGTTGTATTTTAGGACTATGCTGATTAGATCgtaaagaatatatatatcaTGTCAGAATTCCTACCGTTCCagttcatcttctctttcttgtATAACTGCCCATGTTTGAACGACTCAAACTACGAAAAAGCTTCTACTGGCGATGGCAACAAACATTTTACTCAAGGCCTCCAGCAGGAGGGAGGAATTCAAGCAAGGCCTGCAGGTTCTTTTCAGGGTCTGCAACCTCAAACAAACCTTTTTTCTGCCCAAAATGAGGAGTTAACAATGTCGGCTAGTTGTATCGTACGTCCACTGAAGTCCAGGATGGGGGTTTGAAAACCTTCGAAGAGCTTTTTAACAACGACAAGCAGCCAAAGGTCAATAATGAAGAAATGAAAAAGCTCTATACGCGTGTTACTGGTAAAGAAATTCCAAATACCGCTCAGTTTTGCTTTATGCCTTTCAAGGAGCAGAGTGTGAGTGAATTCTATATTTTATGCCACATTTTTATGAATCATGCCCTGACTGATATACAGAGTATCATTTATGAGGTACGTGGCATCGACACTCAACTGCTTCCGGGCCTCAGAACTCGGAACTAATTGTCAATCAGGGATACGATTCCAGCGCTGGAGAGTTCGGGGGCGAGTCTCCTCTTTCCATGTCAACCCGAGATGAGGTTGCTAAGAAGATTAACATCTACATACGTGGAACCAAGTTTCTCCGCGACATCACCATCAGTACCGGCAACCCAACGCTAGGGCTGGTGGGATGGATGCTGGGGTTCAAGGACGGTGACCCCATCTCGATGGATGCATTTCTTAGAGACTTCATTCATCCCGGTCATGGGGTATCGGAATTTCCAGGAAAGCTGAAGCTGTCATTCGCCGAGAGCTTAAAAGCAGTGGAGACGTTCGTTGATCCCATCACGAAAGATGTTCGATCGTTGCCCTCAATCATGACCCAGCTTCTGGAGGATTATGAGACCTACAACGAAGGGGATGACGTTGTCATTTATGGCCATAGTATGGGTGGTGGTATCGCACAAATATTGGCGTATATTTTAGCAGCAGGACCAAAGAAGTTCAAAAGCATCACGGTCATTCTTGCAGGATCGGTCAGAGTCCTCGA
This region includes:
- a CDS encoding Alpha/Beta hydrolase protein, yielding MATNILLKASSRREEFKQGLQVLFRLYRTSTEVQDGGLKTFEELFNNDKQPKVNNEEMKKLYTRVTGKEIPNTAQFCFMPFKEQSSIIYEGYDSSAGEFGGESPLSMSTRDEVAKKINIYIRGTKFLRDITISTGNPTLGLVGWMLGFKDGDPISMDAFLRDFIHPGHGVSEFPGKLKLSFAESLKAVETFVDPITKDVRSLPSIMTQLLEDYETYNEGDDVVIYGHSMGGGIAQILAYILAAGPKKFKSITVILAGSVRVLDKKAVQFMKERGVEVFNFVAQGDPVPNWWDFEFVEPGELISFIPNQVDFSNALKRHELLSYLAVMYSKDTMKALFLPSQNPGGIEKTEVQSTNKEDLTK